The stretch of DNA CATCTGGTAAAGTTCAAGTGCAGAATTGGAGACAAACAGATATACAATCCGTTCAGGGTTAAATGGGTTGGGAAGAGCTGCAAAGAGCCCGTTATCAGAATCAGAATATTCTTTGCCGTTGTATTCAAACCAGTTCTTTCCAATCTTTATCCCCAGCTTTTCTGCTGCATCTTTTACAACAGAATTATCTTCAGGGCCGCCGAGAAGTATCAGATCTGATGAAGCAAGCTTTTCAGGAGAGATTTCACAATCTTTTACAACAGGCGGCAGAATCTCGGAATAACGGTCTGCAAGTACTTTGGAAAACCTAAGGGCAAGGGTATGATTTGCCTCTATCTCGCGTGAAGTACCATAGACCAATACGGTTTTAGTCCAGTCATCATAATAATTTGACATTGTATAGAATGATTCCCTTGCTACAGGAATATCGTTCATACTGTTAAACTCAACAGATACCGGTTTATTTTTAAGGTTGAGGATAATCTCCTGATCAGGCTTTGTAACCTTGACCGGAAAGACCGTTTTTTTATTATTTGCAGTAACTGTCACCATAGCTGCAAAAATATATGGATTATTATTTTGTCTTACATTCAGGATAACCTTCCACTCATCGCCCTGCTTATTCACTTTTGCACTTACTTCCGGATTCGGCAGATCTTCTCTTTTTATCCACTCTTCAAAAAGCTTTACAGCTTTATCTCCTCCGTGTTTTTCCGCTATCCTGATAAAATCACTGTTTTTCATATTCTTTTCATAATAATTGGTATGAATCTCTTTCATCATTGAGCCGAATGTTTTATTGCCCATAAACAGCCTCATCTGGTGAAGCAGATACGTGCCTCTTATTCTTGGAATCTGATAATTATTGTATCTGTCGTAAACCCGTTTTGCTTCAATTGGCTTTATTGTACCTTCCCTTGAAATTACATACAGAAGCCTGTAATTCAGGTCTGTAAATGAGTCTCTTAAACGCTTAAAGGCTCGTTCTTTGCTCTCAGGCAGATAATTCAATGTCCGCCACATTGAAGCGGTTCCGCTTACAAACCAGTTTTCCCTGTCACTTGCAGGATAGACTGTATTATGCCACATATCATGTTTGTCAAAGGTCAGATACTCCTTTATTTTCGACAAATCAAAAACAGTGCCGTCATTCTGATTATCAGAATTATCTCTTTTTAACGCCTTGATTTTTTCTGCAATAAATACAGGGCTTACAATTGAGTATCCGAGAGAAAGGCGCGGCACAGCTCCGGGAAGATCCGGAATGCGGTGGTTTTCATTTATGAATTTCTCCCTGAGAGTTACTTTCCCCGAATGAGCGAGGAACATAAGATTACGCGCCATCTCGCTTGTTGTAATCTTGCCGTCACACGCATGCGGCCTGTTTATAGGGCTTGATGCCCACAAATTTACTCCGTCAATTTCATCTATTGTTCCATTGTGCTTTTTGTAAAAATTGACAAAAGCTATGTCCCTGTTCCACGGACTGAAAGCAAGATCGTATGGAGCATTACTGCTGTTTTTAATATACTCTTTACGTACGTCCATATCCTTAGTGTTATTATTGCTCCAGTAATAATCCGTAAGGCCGCCGGGAAAGTCTTTTTTGCTGCTTCTCCACAGCTTGCTTTTACATGTTCCAAGAAGGAATATTGCTGTCTCATTTGTCTTTGCATCACCTATAAGCCAGTCATTTGTGTACATACCGTTGTTATTTTTTGAAAGAATTTTAACGACATCATCAATACTTGAAGCATATTGGGCAGCTTTTCTTATTCTGTTGGACTGGGGTGTTCCGTTAGTGTTAAAAGGAGTCTGTGATACTGTTGTTTCTCCAATCATTATTCCTGCGCTGTTTATATAGAAATCAGCTGCCGAGTGTATCCCCCCCGGGAAAGTTTCATACACAAGTCTGTGGCCTGAACTGGGGATCATATCCAGAATAATGTTCCAGTGGGGGCCGGTGTATCCTCCCCACATAAAAATCTGGCCGAACACAATCTCACTGCTTTTTGTTGCTGAATTAGTTGCTAAAAAACCGGAGCATTTGTGCTGCCGCATCGGTATATTAAGCTCATCTTCAGCAGCAAGAAAACTCTTTCCGGATATTGCATTGCCTGTTTTTCGAAGCGCACCTCCTGCCTGGCCAAGATCTATCACAGAATTTAATGTTACAATATCAACAAGATTAATATCCCGCCCGAATATCTCTGCACCTGCTCTTACAGCTCCGTCTGCAATACCCTTCATCTCTTCAAGGTACTCTTTGTCAAACTTACGGAGCATAAGCGCATCAGCATCAAATCTCAAATAATTCCAGCCCCGTGAGGGATGCTCTTCATACCTCTGTATTCCGAGTTTATTTATATATTCTGCAATCTCGTGTGCAACAAGATATCCGTACTGATATCCTCTCTTGTAGGGTTTACCTTCAACGTGCACAAAAATCCAGCCTCTGTCATCGTATCTGAAACCATTGTCACACCATCTTATTGTCTCTTTTGGAATGTATTCTGTTATATCATCAACCTCTTCCACTTTTATATCATCAAACCACACGCTGCCCTTTGCCGTACCGTTTAATCCGAAATTCAATCTGACTCTGTCTTTTGCCCTCGTAGCAATAAAAAGCATCTCCTTTTTCTGCCAGTCATGTGTTGAGCCTGCTGCAGGGGAGTGATTTGTAAAAGGGAAAGATGCCATAGTAACAGCAGCAGGAACGGATGTAGGGTATCTGTCAGTGGGATAGGAAACAGCATCCCTGGTTTTTACATAGAAGCTTAACCTGTAGAGATGCCCTACTTTAAGATTAATTTCATCTAATTCTAATATTGTCTTCCCCCATTTTTCATGCTTTATAAGAATTGAATTTGATCCGGAATGTTTTTCCCCTGTACATACTTTAATTGTCATGCTGCCTGCAGATGATACGGGATGCCACTTATCCGGTTTTACGTCCGACACATTCTTATTAAAATCATTATTATAATAGACAATAGTGTCGCCCTTTGCCGGGAAAACTGCGGCAAAACAAGTAATCAGGAAAATTGCTGCAATACTTCTTTTCATTTTCTCTCCTCCATTGATGAAGACAATTAATATAAGGCTCTTATAGAGAACCGCTCCTCTCCTTAATAAAATTAGAAATAATCTGACATACATGCTTTTTTGTTTCTGAGTCAGACAGGGTTGCACAGATGCGTTCTATGTATCTTCTTTCTTTTATTGACAAAAAAGTATACGGGAAATTAATATCAAAGATCCATCCAAGCTGTAAAATTTTAAAATCCGTACTGGTTCTCAAGTTTGATATTTCAACAATGCGCAGGTTAATAATATCTTCCAGTACTGAAGGGGAAATTTCATCACTCACAGGCAGGTCCAGTTCAATACCGGAATTTGCTCCTCCTTCGTGATTTTCGTAATACTCCGTAACAACACGAAAGATATCCAGCTTGTCAGCATCTCTTAAAAGCCTTGTAAAAAAAATATTTCTTTGGGATGCAGAATCCGGAAGTATTTTAAAATTGTGGTGATAAACAGCAAACAATAGAAGTTCTCTGTCTTCATCTGAAAAATCCCGCAACACACCACTCTCTTCAAGAACTTTTTTCCCCAGAAAAGCATGGTTTTCTGATTTGGAATCAACAAATGTTTTATATTTATAATATTGTTCAAATCTTCCCGCGTCATGAATCAGGCCCAGTATCCCGCAAAGGAGCAGTTCCTCTCTTTTCAGGCCAATGGAGATTCCGATATCTTTTATTTCATTTGAGACTCTGTAACTGTGGTCTATTTTCAGTTTAATATTGCTCTGATCTACCGGGTCTTCGAGAATAAAAGATGATGTGTACGAATCAAACCATTGCAGAACTCTCTCAAAATCTTTTTCTGTAATCATCTATTCAATCCTGATAATAAAATATTATTTCTAAAAGGAAATACATTTACCATGCAGTCATTCAGCCGGCGCCTCCGCCTCCTGCACTCGCACCTCCTCCGCCGCCTGCAGATGCTCCGCCGCCTGCACCTGTGGAACTGCTCATAACAGTTGTTGTTACTGCAACAACATGGGAAAATGAGTTTGCAATATCTGCCGGATTCGAATGCGAGCTCATAACATACCATGGAACATACGTCGGGAATGATTCACTATGCACTATATTTATCATTTCTCTGTAGTGCTTTTTCGTCATTCCGAAAACAATACCGTAAACAATAAACGACTCAATCTCATTGTAGAGCCTGTCAGGAGCATTCTCTCTGAAATGATATTTCATCAGATATTTTCTGACTGCGAGCAATTTTTTTGTTATCTCTTCACCTTCTCTTGTTCTGTGCATAATAAAGAGAGACAGAATAAATACTGTCATTGATGAGCCGCCAAGTACAAGAGAGCATATCCCGCAGTAAAAAGCAGCGGGAAATAGCAGGACTAACAGGATACCGCTTACTGCCATTGATTTATATCCTGCTTTTATACTCTGCATGTCAAACCAGCCCATTGCTTCGCCCTCCTTTTTTACAAGTTTTCTCCACTTACGGAAAAACTTCATAAATTTTGAACGAGACTTGCTGATTGTTTTAAGGCTTACCCTGTCTGAGCCCGCTCCTATTGTATCAAAAATAAATAAAATAAGTTCTGTTTCATAATCTTTCAATCCGGAACTTAATTCATTAAATTTCTTCCTGTTAAGCACCCATTCGACATCTTTGCCTGATTTCCTTCCGAAAGCCCTGTTGCGTCCTTCTACCTCTTCTAATTTAAGCATCCCCTTTTTTGCACAGTCAAACAGAGTAGCAGTTAATGCTGTACCGGATATCTGACGGGAATACAGCAGATAGGATGCAAGTGCAGGATTTATCCCTTCCGGTATTTCAGATGCAACTTCAGGGATTCCGGATATTTTATGTCTTCTGCCGTATTTATTAAAAGAATTCCACCAATAACCTAAACCCAGAACAGAAATAAGAATTACCGCCCACAGTCCATGCTTCATCCGTTTTCTCTGTTCCTTTAGTTCCTTCAACATCATTATACGGCGCTCATTTGACTTTTGAGACCATACAGCCTCTTCATCTGTAATAGAGTCTGCTACGGATTTATTTATCACAGGAATATCTTTAAATAATTCGGGAGGATAAAGAATCCTGAATTCAAGATAAGTATATGCAGGAAGATTCGAGCACCTTCCGAGTATTGTACCTGTATCTGTAATCTCTGAAACAGCATTCAGAGGCCCATGCATCCAGTGCTTTACTTTTTCAGGAGTAACTACTTCCGGAGGCTCAATAACAATCATTGCTCTGTCTGTTTTCCTGTCCCATGTATCACTTATAAATTTAAAATACAAAACAGCGGTATCGTTATAACGTTTAACATCGTTCTTAACAGTATATGATATCACAAAAGTACGCATTTCATTGCTTGCGCTGTAAAACCAGCGGACTTCTGTTCCCGAATTTCTTCTGATAATCATATATGTTCCAGGCTTTTTGCCGCTGGAAAGCAGATAAGGAGAAGATCCCTCGGAAACCTTAAAATCCGTAAATTCCACTCTTGAATCTTTGGGAAAAATTCTGAATGCATAGGAGAATGATCCGGAAAAAGAGTATGTACGTTCTTCGGAAATATGCATGGTGCCGTCGGATTCTAATCTGCAGTTAATTGCTACTTCGGGGATTGAATAGTACTTGGCATAAATTTTTCCGTTAAAAACCGCTGATAAAATTATCAATAAAAAAACTACTCTGTTAAAAACTCTGTGATTTTTCATAACTTCCTCTACGGTTAGACATAATCTATGAACGGATAGAGCTTAAACATACTTCATTTTTTTTATTATTAATACATCCTGTTGCAAATTATCTATTTATTGATTATAATAAAATACAAAAATATACTTTGTTTATCAACAACATTTCAGAAAAAGAGGGTTGAATAATGCTTGAAAATCAAAATCCTTCAAAAACAGCTGCCTGGAAAAAACTGCAGAAACATTTTCTGAATATGAGCAGTATCCGCATGAAAGATCTTTTTAAAAACGATCCTGACAGATTCGACAAATTTCACATCTCATTTGAAGACATGGTACTTGATTACTCAAAGAACCTAATTAATAAACAGACCATCAGCCTTTTTATTCAACTGTTTGAGGAATGCGGCCTTAAAGAGAGTATTGAAAAGATGTTTACCGGTGATTTCATAAACCGAACAGAAAACCGCGCAGTGCTTCATACTGCTCTCAGAAACAGATCAAACAAACCTGTCTCTGTAAATGGTAAAAATATTATGGATGATATTAACAGCGTACTTGATAAAATGAAAATATTCAGCGATGCAGTAATATCAGGAGAAAAAAAGGGCTATACCGGCCTTTCATTCAAAGACGTTATAAATATCGGAATAGGCGGGTCAGACCTCGGCCCTGCAATGGTTGCAAACGCGCTCACTCCTTTTCACACCCGCCTCAATGTCCATTTTGTATCCAATGTAGACCCGTCTCATATTGTTGATATATTAAACATGGCCGAACCTGCAACAACCCTCTTTTTAATTGCGTCAAAAACATTTACAACACTGGAAACAATGTCTAATGCCCAATATGCACGGAGATGGATCATAGATTCTCTCGGGGATGATGCCGTATCAAGCCACTTTGCCGCAATCTCAACAAACACTGAAAAAGTAGTTGAATTCGGTATAGATAAGGAAAATATCTTTCATTTCTGGGATTGGGTGGGCGGACGCTACTCTCTCTGGTCTGCAATAGGGCTTTCAATTACCCTTGCAGTGGGATTCGATAATTTTACTGCCCTTCTTGAAGGAGCCCATGCAATGGACAATCATTTTAGAAATTCTCCTTTTGACCGGAATATACCTGCAATACTTGCACTTCTCGGTATATGGTACAACAACTTTTTCAGTGCTGAGACTCATGCTATTCTTCCATACAGCCAGCATCTTGAGTTTTTTCCTGCATTTCTTCAGCAGGCAGATATGGAGAGCAACGGCAAATCAATTGACAGAAACGGAAATCCTGTTTCATACCAGACAGGGCCGATAATCTGGGGAGAGCCGGGCACTAACGGACAGCATGCATTTTTTCAGCTTCTTCATCAGGGGACAAAAATGGTTCCCTGTGATTTTATTGCTCCTGCCAAAAGCCTTTATAATGAACCTGGCCTTCACATAAAATTAATTGCCAATTTTTTCGCCCAGACAGAAGCTCTTATGAAAGGCAAATCAAAAGAAAAAGTAATATCGGAACTTAAGGAAAATGGCCTTTCACAAAAAGAAATTGATTTCCTTCTGCCTTTTAAAATTTTTCAGGGAAACAGGCCTTCAAACACAATTCTTTTCAGACAGCTCACTCCCCGTACTTTGGGTTCCCTTATTGCAATGTACGAACATAAAATTTTCGTTCAGGGAATAATTTTTAATATTTTCAGCTTTGATCAGTGGGGAGTTGAGCTTGGAAAACAGCTTGCCAAAACAATTCTAAATGATATTGAGGGAAGTGTAATATCAAATAGCCACGATTCTTCAACTTATAATCTGATTAAGATGTGGAAAACTATGCAGTAAGAAAAAAATGCCTGCCTTTTATTCAAAAATTATTGACGGATTCTGATTCCCGAGTTCGTCTTTTTAAAACCAGGCTTAACAATGTAGCGTTGATAAGTGTTTCAAAAAAGCGACAAATTTTTTCTTTATTCACACTTTATCCACACTGAAGAATTCGGCAAAATGCAGTCAAATCATCTGTTCAGATCAGGCTGCTTACAAAATTACGCATGTTATTAAATTACTTTCAGCGTAATTATAAAACATTAAAACAGTGCTAAGTACTTGGATTATAAACATGTTAACCCCAATCACAATAATCTGCTGTCATGAAAAGCATTTATAAAACTAATAATTTCTCTCTTAAACTCTATAAAAAACCGTGCAAACAATCTCTTTTTTCCACAACTTATCCACATAATTTTTACATGTTTTCCGTAGTTATGATTAAAAAATTAAAGTTATGTATCTTTATTAAAATCTAACTTTTTGGATTGTCTGAAATCGCAGCACAATCACTGATGTTTTTATGATCATTATCTTACAATAAAGAAAAAAATATCTTGCACAGTGTGTTCAAATTTCATATATTCTAATACTTAAATTTACACGAAAGGAGGTTGGTGCAGTTTATGCCGGCAGTTAAAGTTCGTGA from bacterium encodes:
- a CDS encoding DUF2207 domain-containing protein, translated to MKNHRVFNRVVFLLIILSAVFNGKIYAKYYSIPEVAINCRLESDGTMHISEERTYSFSGSFSYAFRIFPKDSRVEFTDFKVSEGSSPYLLSSGKKPGTYMIIRRNSGTEVRWFYSASNEMRTFVISYTVKNDVKRYNDTAVLYFKFISDTWDRKTDRAMIVIEPPEVVTPEKVKHWMHGPLNAVSEITDTGTILGRCSNLPAYTYLEFRILYPPELFKDIPVINKSVADSITDEEAVWSQKSNERRIMMLKELKEQRKRMKHGLWAVILISVLGLGYWWNSFNKYGRRHKISGIPEVASEIPEGINPALASYLLYSRQISGTALTATLFDCAKKGMLKLEEVEGRNRAFGRKSGKDVEWVLNRKKFNELSSGLKDYETELILFIFDTIGAGSDRVSLKTISKSRSKFMKFFRKWRKLVKKEGEAMGWFDMQSIKAGYKSMAVSGILLVLLFPAAFYCGICSLVLGGSSMTVFILSLFIMHRTREGEEITKKLLAVRKYLMKYHFRENAPDRLYNEIESFIVYGIVFGMTKKHYREMINIVHSESFPTYVPWYVMSSHSNPADIANSFSHVVAVTTTVMSSSTGAGGGASAGGGGGASAGGGGAG
- a CDS encoding HD domain-containing protein codes for the protein MITEKDFERVLQWFDSYTSSFILEDPVDQSNIKLKIDHSYRVSNEIKDIGISIGLKREELLLCGILGLIHDAGRFEQYYKYKTFVDSKSENHAFLGKKVLEESGVLRDFSDEDRELLLFAVYHHNFKILPDSASQRNIFFTRLLRDADKLDIFRVVTEYYENHEGGANSGIELDLPVSDEISPSVLEDIINLRIVEISNLRTSTDFKILQLGWIFDINFPYTFLSIKERRYIERICATLSDSETKKHVCQIISNFIKERSGSL
- the pgi gene encoding glucose-6-phosphate isomerase, with the protein product MLENQNPSKTAAWKKLQKHFLNMSSIRMKDLFKNDPDRFDKFHISFEDMVLDYSKNLINKQTISLFIQLFEECGLKESIEKMFTGDFINRTENRAVLHTALRNRSNKPVSVNGKNIMDDINSVLDKMKIFSDAVISGEKKGYTGLSFKDVINIGIGGSDLGPAMVANALTPFHTRLNVHFVSNVDPSHIVDILNMAEPATTLFLIASKTFTTLETMSNAQYARRWIIDSLGDDAVSSHFAAISTNTEKVVEFGIDKENIFHFWDWVGGRYSLWSAIGLSITLAVGFDNFTALLEGAHAMDNHFRNSPFDRNIPAILALLGIWYNNFFSAETHAILPYSQHLEFFPAFLQQADMESNGKSIDRNGNPVSYQTGPIIWGEPGTNGQHAFFQLLHQGTKMVPCDFIAPAKSLYNEPGLHIKLIANFFAQTEALMKGKSKEKVISELKENGLSQKEIDFLLPFKIFQGNRPSNTILFRQLTPRTLGSLIAMYEHKIFVQGIIFNIFSFDQWGVELGKQLAKTILNDIEGSVISNSHDSSTYNLIKMWKTMQ